In Bombus fervidus isolate BK054 chromosome 11, iyBomFerv1, whole genome shotgun sequence, a single genomic region encodes these proteins:
- the Tssk gene encoding testis-specific serine/threonine kinase isoform X2, whose product MATQLSPRNSEVNALEQRGYLIGKKIGQVHSILQRGPRVFIFMRYADNGDLLDFVKRNGVVPEQQSKLWFRQMASGLHYLHGKNIAHRDLKCENILLSRKFNVKLADFGFARFCVDHEGRRVLSETYCGSAAYAAPEVVSGTPYNPKLADVWSLGIILFIMLNASMPFDDSNLKKLLKDQMSRNWMFRSRVRETVSALAKSIVKHILEPDITLRLTLERVLGHEWVRTKKEKPGSLTGRLVHSAPPIHAQTCGGGGNLVGAGAAGGGNVPVVLRGLPSFKNTENQNHGTIVKATDNAGKDTQLSAIE is encoded by the exons ATGGCCACGCAACTCAGCCCCCGAAATTCGGAGGTGAACGCTCTTGAGCAGCGGGGCTATCTTATTGGCAAAAAAATCGGACAG gTGCATAGTATATTGCAGCGTGGTCCAAGAGTCTTCATATTCATGCGTTATGCGGACAATGGTGACCTCCTggattttgtaaaaagaaatggTGTTGTACCGGAACAACAATCGAAGCTTTGGTTCAGACAAATGGCTTCCGGTCTGCACTACCTCCACGGGAAGAATATCGCCCACCGTGACCTTAAATGTGAGAACATTCTGTTATCCAGGAAGTTCAATGTCAAACTTGCAGACTTTGGTTTTGCGAGATTCTGCGTTGATCACGAAGGTAGACGCGTTCTCAGCGAGACTTATTGTGGCTCTGCGGCATACGCTGCACCGGAAGTTGTTTCCGGCACCCCCTACAACCCAAAACTGGCCGACGTCTGGTCCCTTGGGATAATCCTATTTATCATGCTAAACGCCTCCATGCCCTTCGACGATTCGAACCTAAAGAAACTATTGAAGGATCAGATGTCGAGGAACTGGATGTTTCGATCCCGAGTGCGGGAAACGGTATCTGCACTGGCAAAGAGTATCGTGAAACACATTCTGGAACCGGACATTACTTTGAGGCTAACGCTAGAAAGGGTTCTAGGCCATGAATGGGTACGcacgaaaaaagagaaacctGGATCTCTTACTGGTCGATTAGTACATTCAGCACCGCCTATCCACGCGCAG ACTTGCGGAGGCGGAGGAAATTTAGTTGGAGCAGGGGCTGCAGGGGGTGGCAACGTACCCGTAGTACTAAGAGGATTACCGTCATTCAAGAATACTGAGAATCAAAATCATGGTACCATTGTAAAGGCTACGGACAATGCGGGAAAAGATACACAATTGTCTGCCATTGAATGA
- the Tssk gene encoding testis-specific serine/threonine kinase isoform X1, whose translation MATQLSPRNSEVNALEQRGYLIGKKIGQGSYATVHLAEYVDGTSSKKLRLACKIFDKEKAPLDFLNKFFPRELEILTKIENPHIIQVHSILQRGPRVFIFMRYADNGDLLDFVKRNGVVPEQQSKLWFRQMASGLHYLHGKNIAHRDLKCENILLSRKFNVKLADFGFARFCVDHEGRRVLSETYCGSAAYAAPEVVSGTPYNPKLADVWSLGIILFIMLNASMPFDDSNLKKLLKDQMSRNWMFRSRVRETVSALAKSIVKHILEPDITLRLTLERVLGHEWVRTKKEKPGSLTGRLVHSAPPIHAQTCGGGGNLVGAGAAGGGNVPVVLRGLPSFKNTENQNHGTIVKATDNAGKDTQLSAIE comes from the exons ATGGCCACGCAACTCAGCCCCCGAAATTCGGAGGTGAACGCTCTTGAGCAGCGGGGCTATCTTATTGGCAAAAAAATCGGACAG GGCTCGTATGCGACCGTACACCTGGCGGAATATGTGGACGGAACGAGCTCGAAGAAATTGCGATTAGCTTGTAAGATATTCGACAAAGAAAAAGCGCCGCTCGATTTCCTCAACAAGTTCTTTCCTCGTGAACTCGAAATCCTTACAAAGATTGAAAATCCTCATATAATTCAA gTGCATAGTATATTGCAGCGTGGTCCAAGAGTCTTCATATTCATGCGTTATGCGGACAATGGTGACCTCCTggattttgtaaaaagaaatggTGTTGTACCGGAACAACAATCGAAGCTTTGGTTCAGACAAATGGCTTCCGGTCTGCACTACCTCCACGGGAAGAATATCGCCCACCGTGACCTTAAATGTGAGAACATTCTGTTATCCAGGAAGTTCAATGTCAAACTTGCAGACTTTGGTTTTGCGAGATTCTGCGTTGATCACGAAGGTAGACGCGTTCTCAGCGAGACTTATTGTGGCTCTGCGGCATACGCTGCACCGGAAGTTGTTTCCGGCACCCCCTACAACCCAAAACTGGCCGACGTCTGGTCCCTTGGGATAATCCTATTTATCATGCTAAACGCCTCCATGCCCTTCGACGATTCGAACCTAAAGAAACTATTGAAGGATCAGATGTCGAGGAACTGGATGTTTCGATCCCGAGTGCGGGAAACGGTATCTGCACTGGCAAAGAGTATCGTGAAACACATTCTGGAACCGGACATTACTTTGAGGCTAACGCTAGAAAGGGTTCTAGGCCATGAATGGGTACGcacgaaaaaagagaaacctGGATCTCTTACTGGTCGATTAGTACATTCAGCACCGCCTATCCACGCGCAG ACTTGCGGAGGCGGAGGAAATTTAGTTGGAGCAGGGGCTGCAGGGGGTGGCAACGTACCCGTAGTACTAAGAGGATTACCGTCATTCAAGAATACTGAGAATCAAAATCATGGTACCATTGTAAAGGCTACGGACAATGCGGGAAAAGATACACAATTGTCTGCCATTGAATGA
- the Znt86d gene encoding solute carrier family 30 member 7, with the protein MLPLSHKDSKNLGSRIKEKLLGWKRLIFSDKNTRNLFLFLLLNLSFACVELMYGIWTNSLGLISDSFHMFFDCTGLLFGLAASVITKWRANERYSYGYVRAEVLGGFVNALLLFFIALFIMSEAVERAIEPPEIKHERLLVVSIMGLIVNLVGMYVFRHGHGHSHGMGHGHSHSHGSHAHSHLNHSHSHDHHDVEIDPSFSGTNSQIMKGVFLHILADTLGSVGVIISAVLMRLFGWFIADPICSMLISVLIVLSVLSLMKDSWEILMQRQPAALDHILPQCYNKVTQLAGVYSVQDPHFWTLCSDVYVGCLKLEVARTVEPKYVVAHTQMIFQSAGVRHLTVQLDYAPM; encoded by the coding sequence ATGCTTCCACTTTCGCACAAAGATTCAAAGAATCTTGGCAGTAGGATAAAGGAGAAGCTACTGGGATGGAAACGTTTAATATTCTCCGATAAAAATACcaggaatttatttttatttcttttattgaatttatccTTTGCCTGTGTTGAATTAATGTATGGAATATGGACAAACAGTTTGGGTTTAATATCAGACAGTTTCCACATGTTCTTTGATTGTACTGGTTTATTATTTGGCTTGGCTGCATCAGTTATTACAAAGTGGAGAGCAAACGAACGATACTCCTATGGCTATGTTAGAGCAGAAGTTCTGGGAGGATTTGTTAATGCTCTGCTTCTGTTTTTTATTGCTCTCTTCATTATGTCAGAAGCTGTGGAAAGAGCCATTGAGCCTCCGGAGATAAAACACGAAAGACTTTTGGTTGTGTCCATTATGGGATTAATAGTTAATTTAGTAGGAATGTATGTATTCCGTCATGGTCATGGACACAGCCATGGAATGGGACATGGTCACTCTCATTCTCATGGAAGTCATGCACATTCTCACTTGAATCATAGCCATAGTCACGATCATCATGATGTTGAAATCGATCCATCGTTCAGTGGTACGAACTCTCAAATCATGAAAGGAGTTTTTTTGCATATCTTAGCAGATACTCTTGGATCTGTGGGTGTAATTATATCAGCAGTGTTGATGCGCTTGTTTGGCTGGTTTATAGCTGATCCAATTTGTTCCATGCTGATCTCAGTATTGATAGTTTTAAGTGTGCTTTCCCTGATGAAAGATTCGTGGGAAATACTGATGCAAAGGCAACCAGCTGCATTGGACCACATTTTACCACAGTGTTATAACAAGGTGACTCAATTAGCTGGGGTATATAGTGTGCAAGATCCACATTTCTGGACACTGTGCTCAGATGTGTACGTTGGGTGCTTGAAATTGGAAGTTGCCAGAACAGTAGAGCCTAAATACGTTGTAGCACACACACAAATGATTTTCCAATCAGCTGGAGTAAGGCATCTAACTGTTCAGTTAGATTATGCACCTATGTGA
- the Rps25 gene encoding ribosomal protein S25, whose amino-acid sequence MPPKKDTKGSSKQPQKTQKKKEGGSGGKAKKKKWSKGKVRDKLNNQVLFDKGTYEKLLKEVPQYKLITPSIVSERLKIRGSLARRALIELQQKGLIKQVVQHHAQLIYTRTTKGDDPAA is encoded by the exons ATG CCTCCGAAAAAGGATACTAAGGGGTCTTCAAAGCAGCCACAAAaaacacaaaagaaaaaggaaggtgGATCTGGCGGCAAAGCCAAGAAGAAG AAGTGGTCCAAAGGAAAAGTACGTGACAAGTTAAACAATCAGGTGTTGTTTGACAAAGGCACATATGAAAAACTACTCAAGGAAGTGCCACAATACAAATTGATCACACCCTCCATTGTTAGTGAAAGGTTAAAAATTCGTGGATCACTTGCTAGGAGAGCACTGATTGAATTACAACAAAAAGGACTTATTAAGCAAGTTGTACAGCATCATGCACAACTAATTTACACACGTACCACTAAAGGTGATGATCCGGCTGCGTAA
- the LOC139992265 gene encoding unc-112-related protein: MYSDGHEVDGSWVLRVYVTDLQVERSLRVKGELHIGGVMLRLVEDLDIAMDWSDHALWWPERNHWLTRTRSTLDQYGVAADALLHFTPMHKTLRVQLPDTRCLDCKVDFSVKTFNAVINLCKELGIRHPEELSFCKPLESNHLKYNLKDLPAKKKIENQKNGHWNVPADTNTFIPVSQSPRGSTGSLDQSSPFMCAPVTPNNRNHSTPISSPVSQTGTWKRNNNSSGFGSTGSFNANNSTMSLEVLNGGLSESLAQSPTTISPEVRAKLIRPKNLVERARMNVAWLDSSLSIMEQGIREFDTLRLKFKFYSFYDLNPKTDAVRINMIYEQAKWQLLAEEIDCTEEEMLMFAALQVQVNLQASVPQPSYDSNGASSPVEDDIDAALTDLQVTLEGSNISNGPSDITQVPELCDYLRFLKPKRFTLKAFKRYWVTCRDLQLRLYKSREETNSTESPAHVINLRGCEVTPDVHLSQGRYGIRLEVPSAEGMTEMWIRCDNEQQYAKWMAACRLAAKGRSLADASYESEVNSITAFLQLQRPAPAPAINPSALDIVPEDYVAPRFAKKFKGKLVQRILEAHANVKDLPLIEAKLNYIKAWQSLPEYGISLFVVRFTGKSKDELLGIANNRLMRMELHSGDHLKTWRYNTMKAWNVNWEVKHMMVQFEEENIIFECQSADCKVVHEFIGGYIFLSMRSKEANQTLNEEMFHKLTGGWV, translated from the exons ATATCGCCATGGACTGGTCGGATCACGCGTTATGGTGGCCCGAGAGGAATCACTGGCTCACCAGAACCAGAAGCACTCTGGATCAGTATGGTGTTGCCGCGGATGCGCTTCTTCACTTCACACCGATGCACAAAACTCTGAGAGTACAGTTGCCGGACACGCGTTGCCTCGACTGCAAGGTCGACTTCTCCGTAAAGACGTTCAACGCCGTGATTAATCTGTGCAAGGAACTTG GTATCAGACATCCGGAAGAATTATCGTTTTGCAAACCGCTTGAGTCGAATcacttgaaatataatttgaaagatCTTCCGGCGAAGAAGAAGATCGAGAATCAGAAGAACGGCCATTGGAACGTCCCCGCGGACACGAACACGTTCATTCCAGTGAGTCAGAGTCCCAGAGGATCGACGGGCAGTCTGGACCAAAGCAGCCCTTTCATGTGCGCGCCGGTCACACCCAACAACAGAAATCACAGCACGCCGATCAGCTCGCCCGTCTCG CAAACCGGTACCTGGAAGAGGAACAACAACTCGTCGGGTTTTGGTAGTACCGGATCGTTCAACGCTAACAATAGCACTATGAGTCTTGAGGTATTGAACGGTGGGCTGTCCGAGTCTCTAGCCCAGAGTCCGACCACGATCTCACCGGAGGTGCGGGCAAAATTGATCAGGCCGAAGAACCTCGTGGAACGCGCCAGGATGAACGTGGCCTGGCTCGATTCGTCCTTGTCGATCATGGAACAGGGAATACGCGAATTCGACACCCTGAGGCTGAAATTCAAGTTCTACTCCTTCTACGATTTGAACCCGAAGACGGACGCTGTCAGGATCAACATGATTTACGAGCAGGCCAAATGGCAGCTGCTCGCCGAGGAAATCGACTGCACCGAGGAAGAAATGCTCATGTTCGCTGCGCTGCAG GTGCAAGTGAATCTTCAGGCGAGCGTACCGCAGCCGAGTTACGACAGCAATGGCGCCTCCTCTCCTGTCGAGGACGACATTGACGCAGCCTTGACGGACCTTCAAGTCACTTTAGAGGGAAGTAATATTAGTAACGGCCCCAGCGACATCACCCAGGTGCCCGAGTTGTGCGACTACCTTCGCTTTTTGAAGCCGAAGCGTTTCACCTTGAAGGCATTTAAGCGCTACTGGGTCACGTGCAGGGACCTTCAGCTGAGGCTATACAAGAGTCGGGAGGAGACGAATAGCACCGAGTCGCCTGCCCACGTGATCAATTTGCGTGGATGCGAGGTCACGCCCGATGTCCATCTCTCGCAAGGTCGCTACGGGATCAGGTTGGAGGTGCCCAGTGCCGAGGGCATGACCGAGATGTGGATCAGATGCGACAAC GAACAACAATATGCGAAATGGATGGCGGCGTGCAGATTAGCGGCGAAGGGGCGTTCTCTCGCAGATGCCTCTTACGAAAGCGAGGTAAACAGTATCACGGCTTTCTTGCAATTGCAAAGGCCCGCCCCTGCACCTGCGATCAATCCCAGCGCTCTTGATATCGTGCCCGAAGATTACGTCGCGCCCAGATTCGCGAAGAAGTTCAAAGGAAAG CTGGTTCAGAGGATTTTGGAGGCACACGCTAACGTGAAAGATCTGCCTCTAATCGAGGCCAAATTGAACTACATCAAAGCGTGGCAATCTCTTCCCGAGTACGGGATCTCTCTGTTTGTAGTTAGATTCACTGGAAAGAGCAAAGACGAACTGTTGGGGATCGCTAATAATAGGTTGATGCGAATGGAGCTGCACAGTGGTGATCACTTGAAAACTTGGAGATACAATACGATGAAG GCATGGAACGTAAACTGGGAAGTAAAACATATGATGGTTCAATTCGAGGAAGAGAATATTATCTTTGAGTGCCAGTCTGCAGACTGTAAAGTCGTTCACGAATTCATTGGAGGATATATATTCTTGTCGATGCGATCGAAAGAGGCGAATCAAACGTTGAACGAAGAGATGTTCCACAAGCTAACCGGTGGATGGGTTTAG